GCATGTATGGTGAGCGTGTTGGTTGTTTCCACGTGGTCATTCCACAGCAGGACGATTCTACCGTTGACATTTCTAAAGTCAACAAGGCCATCGCTTCGCAGCTCTCTAAGATCACTAGAAGCGAGGTCTCGAACCCCCCAGCTTACGGCGCTAAGATCGTTTCCAAGATTTTGAACACACCAGAGCTGACTGAACAATGGCACAAGGACATGATAACtatgtcttcaagaatcaCCAAGATGAGACATGAGCTCAGAGAAAAACTGGTTCAATTGAACACACCTGGAAACTGGGATCACATCGTCGATCAGTGTGGTATGTTTTCCTACACTGGGCTAACTCCGGAGATGGTCAAGAGATTGGAAGCTCAACATGCCGTCTACATGGATGCCTCAGGCAGGGCATCGATTCCCGGTTTGAACCAAGGTAACGTGGAACACGTTGCTAAGGCCATCGACGAAGTGGTTCGCCATTTTACGAGTTCCAAGTTCTAAGtctcaagttcttcaacctttAATTATCACTAAATAGTTCTTATTCTTTGTTCGAAGGGTTACCCTGCAAGCGCACCGCCATAGTAAACAAGGCAAGAGATCTAGAAGAGGCTTTGAAGTTGGATAGCAGACTGAGAGCTGCAGTAGCCGGTCCCTGTTCAAGAGTGCTAGTTGGATCAAAGACTTCCAGGATGGACATAAGGGATCGATCGGCGGAATTTCACAAGAGTGTGCTCGTTTACAAGAAGAGGCACAATGCTAATTCACGACATGCAGAACCGCAGAGCAACGGGATACCGGGGAAGTCGTCGGAGTTCCAGTTGAAGGCGTCTGGTATAGCCCACGATATCTCATCTACAGCCCAGCTGTTATCGAAGCTGGCCATGTTGGCCAAGCGGAAGCCGATGTTTAACGATAATCCCGTGGAGATAGCTGAGCTATCATTTCTgatcaagaggaagatatATGCCATAGAGCAGAGTCTAGTAGAACTGAGCAAACTGCAGAGGTCGCGACAACAGCAGCCTCGAGACTCCTCTAGTGATTCACAACACTCAAAGAACGTAATGACCCTATTAAACACCAAAGTGAGGAACATATCAGGCGCTTTCAAAGATGTGCTGGAAGAGAGACAGCAGATGGAGATCAACAATCGGGACAGATGGGGAAAGATCTCGAGATCCAAGGACGGTGATCGAGACGACGAAGCCAGGAGCGATGCAAATTTATCGATGTACAATAGTTCAAACCCGTTCATGTCGTCAGTAATAGCAGAGACAGACGAGAAGGGCACGCAGAATGGCGGTGGCGAGCTTGCAATACCAAAGGATTCACAGCTCCTGTTGATGGAAGAGGGCCAAATGTCGTCAAACCAATATCTGCAAGAGAGGAACCGGGCCGTGGAGACTATAGAGTCCACTATCCAGGAGGTGGGCAACCTTTTCCAACAGCTGGCGTCCATGGTGCAAGAGCAAGGCGAAGTGATCCAAAGAATAGACGCCAACGTCGACGACATAGACATGAACATCAGCGGCGCGCAAAGAGAGCTACTGAAATACTTTGATAGAGTAAAGAGCAATAGGTGGTTGGCagtcaagatcttctttATCATCTTTGTGTTTTTCGTGATATGGGTACTGGTCAACTGAGCCCGCACCGAACCCCAGCGCCTAAATCACAAAGTTGTATGTATTAGTAGATATACACATACTATAACCCCATTTCCGCCTGTAGCTCCCTCAATGCACGCTCgtcctcgtcttcctcttcctcctcctgcTCCTGCACCGGCTCCGTCCGCCGTGGCTCCTGCTTCTCGCTCGACTGTATCTTCTCGCGCGGAGCGCTGGGCAGCGACACGCTCTGCGCGCCGGACGTTTGACGAGCCTCGCTCAACGCAGCCTCCTGCGCCAACATATCCAGCTCCTCgtccagctcctcctcgtcCACCTCGTTGGCTCCCGTGTACATGGGCCTCGAGATCGCATCGCTGATCTCCTCTCCGAGCTCCACCTGTTCCCTGATCTCCTCCATCGTCTCGTCCACCTTGTCGAGATCGAGCCCGTTGtgcatcgatttcatcgCCTTGGCGCCCTGTTTCATCGCCCTCATCGTCTCCAAGTTCAAATTCGCGCTCTCGATCGAAAACAGCTGCTGTTCCAGCGTCTCCATCTGGCCTTCCAGCTTCACCAGCTGGCCTTCAtaaatttttttcttcttcaacgaatTCTTAGCCAGGTTCTTATTGTTCTTCGCAAGGAAAGCCCTAGCATCGTTCTCCTGCTTCAGAATCTGCGTTTGCAGATGTGATTGTTTCTTCGTAAGCAAGTTAATCTGTTCCCTCAACTCCACAATAGCCAGTTTGGGCAAGTCCTTATTTTTTCCGCCACCAGACGATCCACCAAAGAAGTACGACAACATCGCCAGCCAAATCTCGCTGCTCTGACCTTATCACCTCTGCAACTGCTGCTAACTCGACCGGTCCTTAAGCCCTTCTTCGCTTATGCCTGCCAGCTAACAACGCTCGTATCACGGCACTCAAAAAACAGTCCAACTACAAAGAAGCTGGGGTCTTGACGGTGATCGGCAGACCACACAGCCAGGTTGTATGGTTGCAGCGGCGGACGATGGGCTCGCCTTCCGATACCACACACGTAGTGCCGACACACCAGCGGATCACCTCTTCGAAGCAGTGGGTGCTCGACCACCGCAGGGAGCCGACCGGGCGACACGCCGGCGGTGGCAGCAGGGCCGCTGGCACGCCAGCGGCGCCTGCCGCGGACAGGGAGACCAAGAGACGACTGAAGGAGCTCGAGACCGCGAGGCTGCAGCTCGAGTACGACTCCGTGAAGCAGGAGAACgacaagctgaagaaggtgatCGTGCGGTTGAAGCAGGAGATCCAGGTGTACAGCGGGCTGCTCGCCAGCGAGCAGCCccagcggcagcagccGCTGGACGAGCTGCTGATcagcaagagcaagagaaggaagaagtcgCTCGAGCCCGGCCCCGGCCAGGACCCAGAGGCCGCGGTGACCAGCGACGACATCCTGCTGATGAACACGCTCACAGACGTGCTGGCCCAGATGCAGCAGCCTTAGCCTTGGCGTTGAGATTTCGATCTCCTTTATCGGATCCGAGGGCCCGGGACCAGGGCTCCTTATGGGGAAAAACGTATATTATGAGCAGGAGTATATAAAGAGACATGGAAAGGAACAGTTATGACCAGCACGGCGTTT
Above is a genomic segment from Torulaspora globosa chromosome 1, complete sequence containing:
- the SED5 gene encoding t-SNARE syntaxin (ancestral locus Anc_2.421), encoding MDIRDRSAEFHKSVLVYKKRHNANSRHAEPQSNGIPGKSSEFQLKASGIAHDISSTAQLLSKLAMLAKRKPMFNDNPVEIAELSFLIKRKIYAIEQSLVELSKLQRSRQQQPRDSSSDSQHSKNVMTLLNTKVRNISGAFKDVLEERQQMEINNRDRWGKISRSKDGDRDDEARSDANLSMYNSSNPFMSSVIAETDEKGTQNGGGELAIPKDSQLLLMEEGQMSSNQYLQERNRAVETIESTIQEVGNLFQQLASMVQEQGEVIQRIDANVDDIDMNISGAQRELLKYFDRVKSNRWLAVKIFFIIFVFFVIWVLVN
- the SNF7 gene encoding ESCRT-III subunit protein SNF7 (ancestral locus Anc_2.422), whose product is MLSYFFGGSSGGGKNKDLPKLAIVELREQINLLTKKQSHLQTQILKQENDARAFLAKNNKNLAKNSLKKKKIYEGQLVKLEGQMETLEQQLFSIESANLNLETMRAMKQGAKAMKSMHNGLDLDKVDETMEEIREQVELGEEISDAISRPMYTGANEVDEEELDEELDMLAQEAALSEARQTSGAQSVSLPSAPREKIQSSEKQEPRRTEPVQEQEEEEEDEDERALRELQAEMGL